The sequence CAGACGGGAGAAGTATTCCGGATCATTGAAACCCAGATCATAGGCCAGTTCTTTGATAGAATGACTTTCTGAATAATACAGACGGCGTTTGGCTTCCAGTATGAGACGATTGGTGATAAATTCTTTGGGAGAAAGTCCGGAATAGTGTTTAACAATAGTATATAAGCTGTTGGTATTAAGCGTCAGTTCCTCTGCAATATTCTGTATTGGGGTATGGTCAGTGAGATTGTTTTCTACATAGAGTTTAAAAGAGATGTATTTGGATAGCTTTTCATCTACAGGACGTTTGTCTGTCGCAAAATAGGCAGTGTTGATCTCTGTTAACAGGCTATTGAGATGTGCAAGAATGAGTTCAGGATCTGTATCCATTTCGCGGAGTAATTCGCGTAGTAACTCAAAGATGGATTTTAGCCTTGCCGCCGCTGATGGAGTAAGATGGATCTTCTGGTTGTTGAGAGGATTGATCAGAAAAGGATAGTGTTTGGGTAACAGTGAAAGGCAACTTTCATCAAACCCGAGTTTGAAATAGTCGGTACCTTTTTGGCCAGATGGCAGCTGGTGAATCTGGTGAGGAAGGATGAATAGAAGTTGGTTGTTTTTTATTTCAAATTGTTGGAGGTCAACGCCGTGCTTAGTAAAACCTTCAATCATAAAGAAGAAAAAATAATGATTTTTGCGATGAGTAAGACCGTACTGGTTGGCAATTTCCGGAGAGAGATGTCCGAAGGTAGGAGAGATAAGGAGGATAGGAAGCCGGTGATTTTGTTTATAAAGAGTAAGAAGTGGTCCGATGTCCTGCATAGTCTTTTAGTTGATATTGATTACACGCCAAACAACTTTTTGTAATCCTCTGTTCAGTGTCTCCTGAAAATACGTAATTTCTCTTGTTGTTATTTAATCATGTTATATTATTAATTGGGGTAATGGAAGAAGGAAAATCATGAACTTCAAACGTTTTCATAAATAAATGATTCCTTACCTTGTACCCATTCTATATCTTTGAAAAGAGTTGCGACTTTTATTTAAAATTGCTAACTGTGTAATATCTATGAATACCATCTACAGAGTTTTGTTCATTACGTTGGGTTTATTGGTAATCCCACAAATTATTCCCAAGCCTCAACGTAATAATATTGCACAGAGACTGGTAGGAGAGTGGAGGTATAAAAGTACTATGTGGGATGATTCTGAATTGCTTCTGCGAAAGAATGGTACATTTTGTTTTCATGAACGAACTTGTTTGTGGGAGCATTTTACTGAAGGAGTATGGAAAGTAGATAAAAGAAGGATTCTTTTAACAAGCTATGATACCTATAAACCTGTTAAGCAGATTGCTATATCAACTGAAACTTCTATTGACTCATCTTCATCAACAGGTAAGTATAAAAAAGGTAAGTTTAAAGCCTCTATCAATCTTGAAAAAATCTACACTTTTAAAATTACAGGTCCAGATTTCACATCAAACATCTATTTTAATAATATCGCATTAACCCTCAAGAACGATACATTGTATTCTGATAATCAGGATATATCCTTGGGGAAGCGTACATTTAGTAGAATAAGGAAAGTGCCTGTATTTCCTATATTATCTTATGTGAAAGAGTGATATCTATTTTTCTTATCAGATATTCAATGTCTACGTACCTTCAATAAAGAACGATAGTAAGACTGTTCTTTATTGAAGTACATGTACATACTGTAGGACAATGTTATTATGTATTCTGGCTAACCAGCAGCTTGTCAATCCGGTTTCCATCCATATCTACTACTTCCAGTTTATAGGTATGCCAGGTAAAGACTTCACCTGTCTTAGGTATGCGACCTGCCAGATCAAGTATCAAACCTCCAACCGTATGAAATCCTGCTCTGTCTTCATCATCTACGTCATCTAGTTCAAAGTAATGAATGAATTCATCTACTGGTAGGCGGGCGTCAACCAGACAGGACCCATCTTCTCTGGTAACAATCCATTTTTCTTCTTCACTGCCTCCTGCACCTTCTCCAACCATTGCCATAAACAGATCTTGTAAGGTTACCAATCCCTGAACCGTACCAAATTCATCTATCACCACAGCTGCTGGAACCTGTGCATCTTTTAACAATTCCAGTATCCGAAAGGCATCCATGGATTCAGGAACAAATACAGGTTTAAGCATAACTTCTTCCAGACGGCTAAGCTTTTGCTGAATCAATGCATCCAGCAACTTTTTTGTACTTACCACTCCTTCTATCTGATCAATGTTTTCTCGTCCGATCAGGAAAACTTCCTGATCTGTTTCTGCTATGGTTTTGAGATTTGTCGCTAAGGAGTCTTCTATATCCAGCCAGATAAGGTCCAGTCGGCTGGTCATTACCGATCCCGCCTTCCGGTCTGAGAGATTAAAAACGCGTTCTACAATATCCTGTTCAATTTCCTCAAATATACCACTGCGGGTACCATGTCCAATCAGAGAGCGTATTTCGGCTTCAGTGACAGGTGCTTCTTCTGATGTCTTTACCTGAAATATAGTCAGAAGGAACTCTGTTGACTTACTTAATAACCAGACAAACGGTGCTGTAACTCTGGATAAGATGTCCATAGGACGTGCTACCAGCATGGCTATTTTTTCGGGTGCATTCATCCCGATTCGCTTGGGAACCAGTTCACCTACTACCAGTGAGAGATAAGTGATTAACAATACCACAAGTGTTAACGCAATAGTTTGACTATATGGTGCTAGCAGAGGTATTTTAGCGAACGTAGGTGCTAACATCTCTGCCATACTGGCCCCTCCAAACACACCTGTTACAATACCGATGAGAGTAATACCTATCTGCACTGTAGATAAAAAGGTATTCGGTTCACCTGCAAGTTTCAATGCAATACGGGCACCACTATTACCTGATTTAGCTGCCTGTTCCAAACGGGTTTTTCTTGAAGAGACAATGGCAATCTCAGACATAGAAAAAATGCCATTGAGGATAATTAATAAAAGTATGATAAGGAGTTCCATGTAGACATTTTATGAATGTAAATACTAATTGTAACCTCAGCTTTTTTGATTTTTTAAATTGTGACAGCTTTAGTGGGCTGAAGGAAATAAAATCAGGCCTGTTTTTTGAGATTGAAAAAAACAGTGATTGAGGCTAATTACTTTGAAATCAGAAACCAGAATAAAATATACCATGCTCCACATGGTATTGAGTGTGGAATACTAATTTAGTAAAGGAATACTTTATCCCAAAAGAGAGAAAGCCTTGGATTTAGGAGGAGGGGAAATTATATCAGGTTGGTGATCAGGGTAACAACATTCCTGATATACAGTTAATACCCGAGTAATTTCAGCACCATTTTCTGGTGCAATAACAAAAGAAGGTGCTATATATACATAATCAACTATCTTCTGAATATCTGAGTGTTCATCTGCCTCGTCATGTTCTGGGATTGCATTGATATGTCCCAGAAAGTTTTCGACAATCAGTTCTGCAAAACTTTCAATGTCATTTACCGACAAGTCTTCCTGAACGGATTGCACAATACGGGAATTACCTACATAAGCATCCGGCGAGTCGATACTGAAGTTTAACACCCATAGTGCTATCAAAAAACTGAGTATAGCTTTCACACTGAACTGTGAGCGTTTTTTCATTAAAGGGTTTACTTTTTTTACAAATATAGAGGAATTGTCTCAGGGGTTGTAACGTTGTTGTTTATATTTTATACGTTTACTGGTAGGTCTGTTCACAATATATGATACTTTCAACCAAATCACTCTGCTCCTTACTGCAGAGTGATTTGACAAAGGCTTACATAGTTGTAGTAATAGGAGTAATAAAAGACTTTACTTTATTGCCTTTTGTAAAATGTCTGTGTTTTTAACCAGTGACAAAAAGAATGCGGTACCCGACTGCAACCATTTCCCGGTAATACCCTCTGACGACATTGTTCCCTCATAAACCATACCCAGATCAGTAATTTCAAACTTTACATTCGGATAGTGAAAGCTCGTAGTTGTTACTAACAAACCTGCAGCATTTTGATCAGGACTATCCAATGTGGCTTTGTATCCGTTGGTTGATTTAGTTACATGAAAGACTATTCTTAAGGGTTTACCTTGTATTTGAAGTACCCCATTCCATTGCCCGGTCAGATCCTGACTATATAGTTTAGTGACGATCAGGAACAATACGATTGCTTGCAGAAGTGTTTTTGTTTTCATTGTTTGTGTTGTTTAAATGGATAGTTGTTAGTATGGAGTAGGATATACAGATGTATTTCTGTTTGTTAGAAGATATGGCTACAGTTGTCCCTATAGGGCATACTCTCCCTGCCGGATAACTAGTTATCCGGATCGTCAGTCTTGTATGATCTGTCTAATGAGTTTGAATATCAGATGGAGTGTTTGTTTTCAACTGATTCTGCAACGTTTCCAGTTCGCGTTTGCGGGTTTTGTAGAGAGTATGCTCCCAGCCTGTTGCGTAGTGTACCAGAGCCAGAAATATAAACAATACGACGGCTATCCAGATAGGCTTGTCACTTTCTAAGAGAGAAAACAACACCAGTATGCCAATTGGTACTATGTTCCATCTTCCCAAAATAGAAATATGTACCTGATAGGTGGCTACTGAAAGTGCATGCTCCATATCTCCCTGTATAGATCGATCAAACCGCTTGTTGCCCTGAATCCGACGGATACGGCTTATCAGTATATACAAACCACTAACCAACATCCAGGCTGCAAGTAGATACAGGGATATACTCGACTTATTGATACTGGCAATAAAGCAGCCACAGCCCAGGTTGACAATAATTAGCAGCAACTCACTGATCTGAGTAATATGAAACGCCTGCTGTTTTTTTTGCTGAATGCGTTCATATAGCGCCTGCTCGTTGATAGAGTAGAGAGGCTGATTATTTTGTAGATTCCAGATAGTCTTCATTTCATTAAAGT is a genomic window of Xanthocytophaga agilis containing:
- a CDS encoding AraC family transcriptional regulator, which encodes MQDIGPLLTLYKQNHRLPILLISPTFGHLSPEIANQYGLTHRKNHYFFFFMIEGFTKHGVDLQQFEIKNNQLLFILPHQIHQLPSGQKGTDYFKLGFDESCLSLLPKHYPFLINPLNNQKIHLTPSAAARLKSIFELLRELLREMDTDPELILAHLNSLLTEINTAYFATDKRPVDEKLSKYISFKLYVENNLTDHTPIQNIAEELTLNTNSLYTIVKHYSGLSPKEFITNRLILEAKRRLYYSESHSIKELAYDLGFNDPEYFSRLFKKVTGKTINIFVQDLSGY
- a CDS encoding hemolysin family protein, with amino-acid sequence MELLIILLLIILNGIFSMSEIAIVSSRKTRLEQAAKSGNSGARIALKLAGEPNTFLSTVQIGITLIGIVTGVFGGASMAEMLAPTFAKIPLLAPYSQTIALTLVVLLITYLSLVVGELVPKRIGMNAPEKIAMLVARPMDILSRVTAPFVWLLSKSTEFLLTIFQVKTSEEAPVTEAEIRSLIGHGTRSGIFEEIEQDIVERVFNLSDRKAGSVMTSRLDLIWLDIEDSLATNLKTIAETDQEVFLIGRENIDQIEGVVSTKKLLDALIQQKLSRLEEVMLKPVFVPESMDAFRILELLKDAQVPAAVVIDEFGTVQGLVTLQDLFMAMVGEGAGGSEEEKWIVTREDGSCLVDARLPVDEFIHYFELDDVDDEDRAGFHTVGGLILDLAGRIPKTGEVFTWHTYKLEVVDMDGNRIDKLLVSQNT